A genome region from Maylandia zebra isolate NMK-2024a linkage group LG6, Mzebra_GT3a, whole genome shotgun sequence includes the following:
- the rasd3 gene encoding GTP-binding protein Rhes has translation MSPSGRPNTVRLVFLGAAGVGKTALIHRFLHDGFEHKYTRTVEELHVLEYDTAGSEEKMRLEILDTSGSYSFPAMRELCIRHSDAFALVYAADEPDSFEEVRRLRAEILELRGGGRSVPITVVRSKADLTESEGRAPVACDAMATVEAEWGADFVEASASTGRNAVGVFSSLLQQVNLPPRLSPAAWTRRDTVPRPRARKRPSPKKHNSCVLS, from the coding sequence ATGTCTCCGTCAGGGCGTCCCAACACGGTCCGGCTTGTATTCCTGGGAGCAGCGGGGGTTGGCAAGACCGCGCTCATCCACCGATTCCTCCACGACGGATTCGAGCACAAGTACACGCGCACTGTCGAGGAGCTTCACGTGCTCGAGTATGACACCGCGGGCTCTGAGGAGAAGATGCGGCTGGAGATACTGGACACGAGCGGCAGCTACTCGTTCCCGGCTATGAGGGAGCTCTGCATCCGACACAGCGACGCCTTCGCCCTGGTGTACGCGGCAGACGAGCCCGACTCCTTCGAGGAGGTGCGTCGACTGCGCGCCGAGATTCTGGAGCTGCGCGGCGGCGGCAGGAGCGTGCCCATCACCGTGGTCCGCAGCAAAGCGGATCTGACCGAGAGCGAAGGTCGAGCGCCGGTTGCCTGTGACGCCATGGCCACGGTGGAGGCTGAGTGGGGCGCAGACTTCGTGGAGGCGTCCGCGAGCACGGGCAGAAACGCGGTCGGGGTGTTCAGCTCGCTGCTGCAACAGGTGAACCTGCCGCCACGACTGAGCCCCGCGGCGTGGACACGCAGAGACACCGTGCCTAGGCCCCGAGCTAGGAAGAGACCCTCGCCGAAGAAGCACAACAGCTGTGTTCTGTCGTAG
- the plk1 gene encoding serine/threonine-protein kinase PLK1, translated as MSAGVAKPANPMPHVDPKSATLKEIPDVLVDPRTMRRYTRGRFLGKGGFAKCYEITDVETKQVFAGKIVPKSLILKQHQREKMTSEISIHQSLNHPNVVGFHGFFEDDDFVFVVLEICRRRSLLELHKRRKAVTEPEARYYMTQLLKGIQYLHNNKVIHRDLKLGNIFLNDDMDVKIGDFGLATKIEFDGERKKTLCGTPNYIAPEVLCKKGHSYEVDVWSLGCILYTLLVGKPPFETSCLKETYNRIKKNNYTIPWHINPAATTLIKRMLHADPTQRPTIAELQADEFFTSGYIPLRLPTTCLTVPPRFSIAPSTATELSQRRPLTAINNKVGTEKVEMKDEPAPREVEPSENHLKDMLQQLNSIIAAKPSEKAFVRQEEAEDPACIPIFWISKWVDYSDKYGLGYQLCDNSVGVLFNDYTRLIMYADGDSLQYIDKTATESYMSVRSFPSTLNKKITLLKYFRNYMSEHLLKAGANIARREGDELARLPYLSLWFRTKSAIVLHLTNGTVQINFFQDHTKLILCPLMAAVTYIDEKRDFRTYKLSLLEEFGCSKELASRIRYAKLMVEKLLDSKPTPAAH; from the exons ATGAGCGCTGGTGTTGCAAAGCCGGCGAACCCGATGCCGCACGTCGACCCAAAATCGGCCACTCTAAAAGAAATCCCAGATGTTCTGGTCGACCCACGCACCATGAGACGATACACTAGGGGGAGATTCCTCGGAAAAGGTGGTTTTGCAAAATGCTACGAAATCACAGACGTGGAGACAAAGCAGGTTTTCGCCGGAAAGATCGTGCCCAAATCGCTGATCCTGAAGCAGCACCAGAGGGAGAAGATGACTTCGGAAATCTCCATTCACCAAAGCCTCAACCACCCCAACGTCGTGGGCTTCCACGGGTTCTTCGAGGACGATGATTTTGTGTTTGTCGTCCTGGAAATCTGCAGGAGAAGG TCCCTGCTGGAGCTGCACAAGCGTCGTAAGGCTGTCACAGAGCCCGAGGCCCGATACTACATGACTCAGCTGCTCAAGGGTATCCAGTACCTGCACAACAACAAAGtgatccacagagacctgaaactGGGCAACATCTTCCTCAACGACGACATGGATGTCAAGATAG gGGATTTTGGCCTTGCCACAAAGATTGAGTTTGATGGTGAGCGGAAGAAGACCTTGTGTGGAACACCTAACTACATAGCTCCTGAAGTGCTCTGCAAGAAAGGCCACAGCTACGAAGTGGATGTCTGGTCACTTGGGTGTATATT GTACACTTTGTTGGTGGGCAAGCCTCCATTTGAGACCTCCTGTCTGAAGGAGACCTACAACCGCATCaagaaaaacaactacacaATCCCCTGG CATATCAACCCAGCAGCGACCACCCTCATCAAAAGGATGCTGCATGCCGATCCCACCCAGAGACCCACCATTGCTGAGCTGCAAGCGGACGAGTTCTTCACGTCCGGCTACATCCCCTTGCGCCTGCCCACGACTTGTCTCACAGTGCCCCCGCGATTCTCTATTGCCCCTTCCACAGCCACCGAGCTCAGCCAGAGACGCCCGTTGACAGCTATAAATAACAAAG TAGGGACAGAGAAGGTGGAGATGAAGGACGAGCCTGCACCACG GGAGGTTGAACCGTCGGAGAACCACCTCAAAGACATGCTGCAGCAGCTCAACAGCATCATTGCTGCCAAGCCTTCTGAGAAGGCATTCGTCCGCCAAG AGGAGGCAGAGGATCCTGCATGCATCCCCATCTTCTGGATCAGCAAATGGGTGGACTACTCTGATAAATATGGACTGG GATATCAGCTGTGTGACAACAGCGTTGGCGTTCTGTTTAACGACTACACCCGTCTGATCATGTACGCTGACGGAGACAGCCTGCAGTACATCGACAAGACTGCAACTGAATCCTACATGAGCGTGCGCTCTTTCCCTTCCACTCTCAACAAGAAG ATAACATTGCTGAAATACTTCCGCAATTACATGAGCGAGCACCTGCTGAAGGCTGGCGCAAACATAGCACGTCGGGAAGGAGATGAGCTGGCACGACTGCCGTACCTTTCCCTCTGGTTCAGAACCAAAAGCGCCATTGTGCTGCACCTCACTAACGGCACGGTTCAGATCAATTTCTTCCAG GACCACACCAAGCTGATCCTGTGTCCGCTGATGGCTGCAGTGACCTACATAGATGAGAAACGAGACTTCCGCACCTACAAGCTGTCTCTTCTGGAGGAGTTTGGTTGCAGTAAGGAGCTGGCGAGCCGCATTCGTTACGCCAAGCTCATGGTGGAGAAACTGTTGGACAGCAAGCCAACTCCCGCCGCACATTAG